ACTGGGCCAGGTCATCGTATTCGGGATCGAAGGGCGCAATCTCTTGGGCTGCATTCATGATGGTGGCGACCTGGTCTAAGACCGGCGCCTCTTCGTCATCGTTCAACACCCCAACCACCTGCTGGAGGGTGGTGGCGATCTGTTGGAAGTGTTCCAGTCGCTCACGTTCGGCGATTAATTCATCTTCTTCGTCGGCCCGCAAGTCGGCGTCACCAATTTCTTTAACTTGGTAGCGCAACATGTCGAGGCGCTGGGCCCACTGTTGCTCGTTGGCCTTCTTTTGGTTAACCGCCGCCTCCAAACGCCGGTACTCTTGGTACTGCTCTTGGTACGACGCTAGTAGGGGCTGAACCTTAGCGTTAGCAAACTGGTCGAGCATTCCTAAGTGCGCCTCCGGGCGTAAGAGCAACTGGTGCTCATTTTGACCTTGGATATCAACCAGCCCGCTTCCTAATTGCTTAAGGGTGGCGGCGTTGACCAAGGTCCCGTTAACCCGGATCGTGTTCCGCCCGCTACGGTGGATTTCACGGGAAATAATCAAGGTCCCGTCGTCGTGGCTGATTCCTAGCTCATCTAATTTGGCGACGTAACCCGGCAGTTTGGGAATTTCAAACTGCCCTTGCAAGGAGAGCTTCTCTTCTCCCTTGCGGATGAACTCCTGGGACCCCCGTCCCCCGGCCAGTAGGCTAACGGCATCAATGATAATTGACTTTCCGGCCCCGGTTTCCCCGGTCAAGACCGTCATGTGGTCGTCAAACTCCAGGGATAGGTGGTCAATAATCGCCAAGTTGTCGATCGTTAACTCTTGTAACACACTCTTTCCCCCGCTTCCTAACGAAGACTATCAATCCGTTCTTCAAATTCCGCGGCGGCCGTTTGGGATTGGCAGACCACCAAAACGTTGGCGTCATCACCAATCGCCATAAAGACCTCCGGGAACTTAAGGGAATTGACTAACAGCGCCATTAACGGTCCGTGCCCCGGCTGCATAACCAACCCCACCATTCGGTCACTGCGCTTTAGCTCCACCAAGTTGCTCTTGATCGTCGCCGTCAGTTGCGCTTCTTTATCCTCTTGGTGATAGTTAGGGAGGCTGTAGTGGTAGCCGCCGTGGGTCGACGGCACCTTAATCAACTTCATTTCTTTGATATCCCGCGAAATCGTCGCTTGGGTAACCTGAATGCCCGCTTCCCCCAAAAGGCGGACCAAATCATCCTGACGCTCAACATCGTTTTCTTCAATGATTTGCTGAATTTGGCGTTGCCGATCGACCTTTTTCATTGCACGTTCCTCCTTAGCTATTTAACTCCGCGTACGCGGCGTCAATAACGTGGTTAATATCAATCTCGGGAGCAATTTGAGCGGGACCCGTAGCCAACTTAAGGTGCGCCAAGAATTCGACGTTCCCTTGCCCCCCCTTAATCGGTGAGTAGTCCAGTCCTAAGACATCAAAGCCATCCGCGGCCATGAAGGACAAAACCCGCGTCAAAACCTCCTCGTGAACCTTACGCTCGCGAATGATCCCATGTTTTCCGACGTGTTCCTTACCGGCTTCAAACTGGGGCTTGATCAGCGCCACCACTTCGCCACCGGGGGTGAGGATCTGAGCCAGCGGGGGTAGGATCATCGACAGTGAAATGAAGGAGACGTCAATTGACGCAAACTCCGGCTGCCCCGCCGTAAAGTCCTCTTTTTTCGAGTAGCGGAAGTTGGTTTGTTCCATCACCACCACCCGGGGGTCATCCCGCAGCTGCCACACTAACTGGTTGGTCCCCACGTCAAGGGCGTAGGAGCGCTTAGCCCCGTTTTGCAACATGACGTCGGTAAAGCCCCCCGTCGAACTCCCAATGTCTAAGACCACCTTGTTTTCAACGCTGATCTTAAATACTTGGAGGGCCTTAGCAAGCTTCAGTCCCCCCCGTGACACGTAGGGCATCTTCTTGCCCTTCATGTGTAAGGTAGTGGTGACGGGAATCTTTTGCCCCGGTTTATCGAGGCGCTCGTTGTTGAGCCCCAAAATTTCGCCGGCCATTACCGCCCGCTTGGCTTGTTCACGCGAATCAAACAATCCCTGTTTGACTAAGAGAATGTCCACCCGTTCTTTTTCCATATTTTACCCCTAGATGCGATAGTACGCTAAAAAATCATCCAAAATTACAGTCTCTTTACCAGTCAGGCGCCCCAGTTCGGCCGCGGCGCCCCGGGCGGTGGTTAAGGCCGCCTCTAATTCCCCTTTGGCCCCCGCTAAGCCTAACAAGCCCGGGTAGGTGTTTTTTTGCTCAGCTTGGTCCTTATGGGTCGCCTTGCCCATTTCCGCCGTGGTCGCCGTCACATCTAAGATGTCATCGTAGATCTGAAAGGCCAACCCGTAAGCTTCGCCAAAGGTGGTTAAGCAATCAAGCACCGCCGTTTCTTGTTCCGCAATCAAGCCCCCGGCTAAAACAGCGTAGCGCAAGAGGGCGCCCGTCTTTTGCCGGTGAAGCTTCTTTAACTGGGCCAAGGATAACTCCTGGCCGGTGGCTGACACATCGGTGGCTTGTCCCGCTACCATCCCGGCTGGCCCCGCCGCCTTAGCTAATTCTTGAACCAGCCGCAAGCGAACTGGCGCTTTTAACTGGTTATCACTAACCCACTCAAAGGCGAGGGTTAATAACCCGTCCCCAGCCAAGGTGGCTACCCCCGGGCCATAAACCCGGTGGTTAGTTGGCTTCCCGCGACGAAGGTCATCGTTATCCATGGCTGGTAAATCGTCGTGGATTAACGAGTAGGTGTGGATCAGCTCCAAAGCACAAGCCGCCCGCACCAAGTCGTCATCAATGGTCTTTCCCAGCAGTTCGGCAACCGCAATCGTTAGGGTGGGCCGTAGTCGCTTGCCCCCTGCTAACAGGGAATAGGCCATACTCTTTTCCAGGAGCGGCTGATCGCAAGCGCCGGCTAGGTGGGTCGCCAAGTAGTCATCAACCACAGCCACTAGTTCTTGTAACTGCCGTGCCATTAGAAAACGTCCCCATCCAAGAATTGCGACTTGTAGCCCTGGTTTTGCACCCCGTTATTTGAAACGTCATCGCCCTTTTCTTCGGCCGGGTGCAGCTGCCCATTTTCGTCCATCATCTGGGCTAGGGTCGTTTCGGCTTCATTAAGTTGCCCCTTCAGGTCGTTAGAAAGGGTCATCCCCTCCTTAAATAGTTCAATCGAGTCGTTAAGCGACACGTTGCCTTGTTGGAGCTTGGTGACGATTTCTTGTAGTTTCGCTAGTTGTTCTTCAAAGCTCTTTGGTTGACTTGCCATTAGTTGTTCCCCTTTTCAATTTTGGTAACCGTTACTTGGGCTTGGCCCTGTTCAAACTTAACCGTCGCCTCGTCACCAACCGCCAGTTGGTCAACGCCCGCCACCACTTGTTCATCCTTGGTGACCAAAGCAAAGCCACGCCCTAACACCTTGAGCGGACTCAGGGCATCCAGCTGCTTTATTAACGTGTCTAAGCGTTGCGCTTGCCCCCGTTGGTAGTTTTGGGTGGCCTGAAGTAGCAAGTTAGTTGAAGCCCGGCGCCCCTCTTCTAAGCGAATCAAGCGGCCCCGCTCTTCTTCCAAGTGCCCGCGCATTCCGGCACGTAGGCCCTGTTGCAACCGGGCTAATTGCATCTGTTGCTTAGCTAGCTGGGCCCGCGGCGAGTGATGCTCCAAGCTGGTTTGCAGCTCTTGAACCCGCCGGCTCCTGGACGCTAGCAGTAACCGGGCCCCGCTCTGCAGTCGGCCAGTTAGTTCATCGACTTGTTGGACCTGGCGTTCGTACAAGCGCTCAGGTTGCTTCAAAAAGTAGCTTTCGGTCAGGGCCAAGAGGCGTTGTTTTAGGTTCGCCAGTTGGCTCTTTTCGGCGGTATACAGCAGGGTTTGTTCCCTTTCCACTTCGGCAATGACGTCGGCCAGGGGCCACTTGGTCACCGCCTCGGCCGCAGCCGTTGGGGTCGCCGTCCGTACGTCGGCCACCAAATCGGTAATGGTCGTGTCGGTCTCGTGGCCAATCGAAGAAATTACCGGTAGGTTGGCCTGGTTGATCGCCCGGGCCACCACCTCTTCGTTAAACGGCCACAGGTCCTCTAAAGAACCACCCCCGCGGGCCACAATCACGGCATCGTAATCGTTAGCGTCGCTGACCCGCTTAATCTGGGCGGCGATCTCACCGGCCGCTTGTTCCCCTTGCACCCGGGTCGGGTAAAAAACAAGTTGAACTAGGCGGTTACGGCGCCGGACGGTGGTAATGATGTCGTGCTTGACGGCCGCATCGTTAGACGTTACCACCGCGATCCGCTTGGGGAAGGGGCGCACCGTTTTTTTCGGTCGGTCAAAGAGCCCCTCTTGGCGCAGTTTCTTGTACAACTGCTCAAACTGCACCTGCAGGGTCCCGACCCCGGTCACTTCCATCGCCTCGGCGTAGAGTTGGTAATTACCACGGGCTTCGTAGACGGACAGGCGTCCCCGAATGATCACCCGCATCCCGTTTTCCGGCGTGAACTTAACCTTGGCAAAGGCACTTTGAAACATCACCACGGAAAGCTGGAACTTCCCATCGGCTTGATCGTCTTTTAAGGAGAAGTACTGGTGGGTTTTACGCAGGCGAAAGTCGGTCAACTGCCCAACCACGTAAACGTTACGGTTCAGGTAGGGATCGGCATCAAACTTGCGCTTCACGTACTTGGTAAGTTGGGCCACCGTTAAACAGTTCTTCTCCGCGATCATTTATTCTTCACTCCACTCTGCTAAGTCTACGGTTTGGGCCATCAAGCTAGCGATCGTCATTGGTCCCACCCCTCCCGGTACCGGGGTAATCAGGCTAGCCTTTTCCTTCACGTTTTCAAAGTCAACGTCTCCGCACAGGCTACCATCTTCTAAGCGGTTAATCCCCACGTCAATCACCACGGCGCCCTCTTTGACGTCTTGGGCCTTAACGAACTGGGGGTGACCAATCGCCACGATTAAGATGTCGGCGTGCCGCATGTAAAATTCTTCGTCCTTGGTGTGGGCCGACAGCATCGTTACCGTTGCGTTCCGGTTCTGCAAGAGTGATTGCATCGGCTTGCCGACCAGGATCGAACGTCCCATTACCACCACGTCCTTGCCATCCAGGTCAACGTTATAGTGATCAAGCATCTTTAACACCCCACGTGGCGTACAAGAGACCGGGTATCGCTTGTCGGGATCGTCATTATAGAGCCGGCCAACGTTATAAGGGTGGAAACCATCCACGTCCTTTTCCGGAATAATCGCGTTGTCGAGCGCTTTTTCATCGAAGTGCTTCGGTAAGGGCGATTGGACCAAGATGGCGTGAATACTCGGGTCGTTGTTTAACTCCTGTACACAGGCCATAACCTCTTCTTGGCTGGCATCGGCCGGGAAGGTCTTTAACACCGACTTCATCCCGAGCTTTTCGGCCTTGCGGTGCTTGTTGCGGGTGTAGATGGCGCTAGCCGGGTCATCACCGACTAAGATCACGGCGATTCCCGGGGTGATCCCCCGCTTTTTTAACGCCGCTACCCGAGTCGCAGTTTCTTCGTTTAGCTGCTTGGCTAATTGCTTGCCGTCAATTAATTCTACCATGGTAAATGGTTCCTCCCTCACTGTGGTTACTTTCTGGTTAATGTTCGGATTATGATGTGAGATTAACAACCAACTCCCACCAAAGTTCCGTTTTTACCATGGACTGATTTTAACACGCCCAACCAGTGCTTGAAAATAAGAAAAGGGCGCCTTGCTAATCGCTTGGCTCCCCTCTCCCTAGTTACTAGTGGTTTTCGGCCCCCCAATGTGGCCCAACACCCCGTTGATAAACTTACGCGATTTATCATCGCTAAATTTCTTCGTCATTTCCAGGGCTTCATCAATGGCCACGGCCACTGGGACGTCATCAACGTACTTCATTTCGTAAAGGGCCAAGCGTAGGATGATTAAGTTCGGCTTTTCCACCCGCGAAAGGCTCCAACCCGCCGCTAGTGAGCCTTCAATCTCTTGGTCAAACTCGGCTTGGTGTTCACTAACCCCAGTTACCAGCTCTTCCAAGTAGGCCGGCACCTCTTCTTGAGGAGCGAGGGGAAGGAGCTCCTTGTATAATTGCTCCCGGTCAACCTCTGGGTCCGAGGCCATGGCAAACAAGGTCTGGAAGGCCACTTCCCGGATTTTGCGTCGTTTAAAAGTCACTAATCTTCACCATCTTCAC
The nucleotide sequence above comes from Limosilactobacillus fermentum. Encoded proteins:
- the nusB gene encoding transcription antitermination factor NusB — translated: MTFKRRKIREVAFQTLFAMASDPEVDREQLYKELLPLAPQEEVPAYLEELVTGVSEHQAEFDQEIEGSLAAGWSLSRVEKPNLIILRLALYEMKYVDDVPVAVAIDEALEMTKKFSDDKSRKFINGVLGHIGGPKTTSN
- a CDS encoding exodeoxyribonuclease VII small subunit, whose product is MASQPKSFEEQLAKLQEIVTKLQQGNVSLNDSIELFKEGMTLSNDLKGQLNEAETTLAQMMDENGQLHPAEEKGDDVSNNGVQNQGYKSQFLDGDVF
- the xseA gene encoding exodeoxyribonuclease VII large subunit, translated to MIAEKNCLTVAQLTKYVKRKFDADPYLNRNVYVVGQLTDFRLRKTHQYFSLKDDQADGKFQLSVVMFQSAFAKVKFTPENGMRVIIRGRLSVYEARGNYQLYAEAMEVTGVGTLQVQFEQLYKKLRQEGLFDRPKKTVRPFPKRIAVVTSNDAAVKHDIITTVRRRNRLVQLVFYPTRVQGEQAAGEIAAQIKRVSDANDYDAVIVARGGGSLEDLWPFNEEVVARAINQANLPVISSIGHETDTTITDLVADVRTATPTAAAEAVTKWPLADVIAEVEREQTLLYTAEKSQLANLKQRLLALTESYFLKQPERLYERQVQQVDELTGRLQSGARLLLASRSRRVQELQTSLEHHSPRAQLAKQQMQLARLQQGLRAGMRGHLEEERGRLIRLEEGRRASTNLLLQATQNYQRGQAQRLDTLIKQLDALSPLKVLGRGFALVTKDEQVVAGVDQLAVGDEATVKFEQGQAQVTVTKIEKGNN
- the folD gene encoding bifunctional methylenetetrahydrofolate dehydrogenase/methenyltetrahydrofolate cyclohydrolase FolD, producing the protein MVELIDGKQLAKQLNEETATRVAALKKRGITPGIAVILVGDDPASAIYTRNKHRKAEKLGMKSVLKTFPADASQEEVMACVQELNNDPSIHAILVQSPLPKHFDEKALDNAIIPEKDVDGFHPYNVGRLYNDDPDKRYPVSCTPRGVLKMLDHYNVDLDGKDVVVMGRSILVGKPMQSLLQNRNATVTMLSAHTKDEEFYMRHADILIVAIGHPQFVKAQDVKEGAVVIDVGINRLEDGSLCGDVDFENVKEKASLITPVPGGVGPMTIASLMAQTVDLAEWSEE
- a CDS encoding arginine repressor; translated protein: MKKVDRQRQIQQIIEENDVERQDDLVRLLGEAGIQVTQATISRDIKEMKLIKVPSTHGGYHYSLPNYHQEDKEAQLTATIKSNLVELKRSDRMVGLVMQPGHGPLMALLVNSLKFPEVFMAIGDDANVLVVCQSQTAAAEFEERIDSLR
- a CDS encoding TlyA family RNA methyltransferase; translation: MEKERVDILLVKQGLFDSREQAKRAVMAGEILGLNNERLDKPGQKIPVTTTLHMKGKKMPYVSRGGLKLAKALQVFKISVENKVVLDIGSSTGGFTDVMLQNGAKRSYALDVGTNQLVWQLRDDPRVVVMEQTNFRYSKKEDFTAGQPEFASIDVSFISLSMILPPLAQILTPGGEVVALIKPQFEAGKEHVGKHGIIRERKVHEEVLTRVLSFMAADGFDVLGLDYSPIKGGQGNVEFLAHLKLATGPAQIAPEIDINHVIDAAYAELNS
- a CDS encoding polyprenyl synthetase family protein codes for the protein MARQLQELVAVVDDYLATHLAGACDQPLLEKSMAYSLLAGGKRLRPTLTIAVAELLGKTIDDDLVRAACALELIHTYSLIHDDLPAMDNDDLRRGKPTNHRVYGPGVATLAGDGLLTLAFEWVSDNQLKAPVRLRLVQELAKAAGPAGMVAGQATDVSATGQELSLAQLKKLHRQKTGALLRYAVLAGGLIAEQETAVLDCLTTFGEAYGLAFQIYDDILDVTATTAEMGKATHKDQAEQKNTYPGLLGLAGAKGELEAALTTARGAAAELGRLTGKETVILDDFLAYYRI